A window of [Ruminococcus] lactaris ATCC 29176 genomic DNA:
CTGCCGCACAGGGAGCAGAACCCGATCCTGCTTCATTTGAGAAAAGCCCTCTCTTGATTCCATTCATCAGTACTGCACCAAACCCTCCTGCCGCAATCTGCCGGAACCCGAACGCCTCCTGAAAGATCCTCTCAAAAACCTGAGGAAGGCTTCCGATATTCCTGAAAATGATCACGATCGTCAGAACGAAATAGCATACCGCCATAACCGGTACTAAAAGATCCAGTACTTTCACAGTTGCGTTCTTCCGCAATACGATCACTGCCGCAAGTGCTACAAGCACGATGGTTGTATAAAGGGGCGGAACAGAGAATGCATTTTCTAAAGAAGAAGTCACTGAATTGCTGATCACCTGACTGATGCCGCACCAGCAGATCAGTCCCGATATCGCAAATAATACTGCGATCAGGGAATAACGCTTTTTCTTTTTCTGCCTCCGCTCCATATAACGATGCATATAATAAGCCGGACCACCCCGGTATCCACCATACAGGGGATCTTTTTCCTTATAAAGCTGGGCGAGCGTTGCCTCAATGAATGCTGTCGATGAACCAATCAGTGCCGTGACCCACATCCAGAATACAGCTCCGGCACCACCTGCTGAAATTGCTGCAACCACTCCGACCAGATTCCCCATCCCGACTCTCGTTGCCGTTGAAACGATCAGCGTCTGAAATGTGGACAAGCTGCCCTTTTCTTTCTTTTCCTTTTTTTCACTTTTACCGTCCGCATCTTTTTTCGCTTTTGTCCCCACCAATGCACGCACCATATCAGGGAAAAGCCGGATCGGGAGAAACCGGGTTCTTACTGTAAAATAAATTCCCATCGGGATCAGAAGAATAATAAGCAGTGAAATTCCCACACTGCTGCCTCCCGGTAATGGGATCTGAATCAGGTCTCCCCATAAAAATGAATAAACAATTTCTATCAGTTTTGTTATCATCTGTCCTTATCCTTTCCGTGCCATTCACTCATCCTAACACGGAAAAACTTCCATTGCTGCGGGACATGATATTCATTTTGATCCTGCAGTCCGCCATAGGCTCATGATTTACATCCAGTTCATACTCGATCCGTACATCAATTTCATCCTCTGTCACCTGAATCTCCAGCTCTCTGGTATTCACATCAAGCAGCATCTGTCCATACGGTGTCCGGTAATACGTCGAGTTCTTTTTATTCTTTTCAAAGATCATGTGAGAATCTGACAATCCGCTCTTTACGATCTCCACGCATCCAGTTCCTGTGATCTTGATCCGGTTTCTGATCATTTCAGAAGACCCTTCCACAGCCTCATCATATACAATATAATGCTTCTCGTTTCTGAAGTAATAGCTGCCCGGAGTCACAACTTCGATCGCTTCTGCCTCGTCCCTTTCAACTGCAGGCGTCTCTGCAATCTCTTCGTGCATACCGGAAATGCTTACAAATACATCCTTTGTCATAATCTTTAATATCCTTCTATATTCACTACATTCGTTATCGGCACATCAAATGGCATGACTGTATTTGCAAATTTTCTGAACTTCTCTGCCGCATCACTTACATAAAATGAATAATTGCTGTGCTGCCCTTCTGTTCCGTCATTCGCCATATCATTCTCTTCCAGCAGACATTTCAGATCCATCGCTGTCTCATAAGCAGGGTTTACAATCTGAATCTTGTCCCCCATATAAGCCCGGATCTTAGATCTGAGCAACGGATAATGCGTACAGCCAAGAATCATGGCATCAATATCCGTACTTCGCATAGATTCCAGATAATACTCGATTACTTCCTCTGTTACCTGATGCTCTTTAAATCCTTCTTCCACCAGAGGAACAAACAACGGGCAGGCCTTCTCAATGACCGTGATCTCCGGGTTCATTCCCTGGATCACTTTCGTATACATCCCGCTCTGAACCGTTGCCTCTGTCCCAACTACTCCGACTTTCCTGTTCTTCGTCGCCTCTACGGCTGCTCTCGCACCCGGAATAACCACTCCCAGGATTGGGATATCAAACTCATCTTTCACCGCATCCAGTGCCAATGCACTTGCAGTATTGCAGGCGATCACGATCGCCTTCACCTCTTTGGTCTTCAAAAAACGAATGATCTGTTCCGAAAAACGAATGATCGTATTCTGCGACTTACTTCCATAAGGAACGCGGGCAGTATCTCCGAAATAAACAATATTCTCATCCGGTAACTGTCGGCTGATCTCTCTTGCAACCGTCAGTCCTCCGACTCCTGAATCAAATACTCCGACAGGAGCTGTCTTTTTATTCATCATATCCGACTATATTCTCCCCTATTTTTCTATAATGACACAAATTCAGCCATGCGGACTCCGAAGACTCCACAAGGCTGAATTATCATCATGTCGTTGCCTTATAATATTATAATTTGAATCACCAGGATTTGCAATGCTTATTTAGATTGCAAGTGATTTAGCCACATCATACTGGTATGCAGAAATGGTCTTCTTCATTGCAAGAGCTTCCTCAATATCAAAATCAACGAACTCCCCATGCTGATATCCTACAACACGGTTTGTCTTGCCCTGGCAGAGAAGGTCAACTGCCATAGCTCCCATTGTAGAAGCGTAAACTCTGTCCTTACATGTCGGGCTTCCACCACGCTGCATATGTCCAAGGATCGTAGCTCTTGTCTCAATACCTGTTGCATCTTCGATTCTCTTTGCAAGATTGATAGAATCACCAACACCCTCAGCATTGATAATGATATAATTCTGTTTACCGCGTTTCTTATTCTCAAGAATGTCCTCGATCAGGGCTTTCTCATCAAATCCATGCTCTTCCGGCATCAGGATACGCTCAGCTCCGTTGGCAATACCGCACCACAGTGCAAGATATCCTGCGTCACGACCCATAACCTCAATGACACTGCATCTCTCATGAGATGTAGAAGTATCACGAACTTTATCGATCGCATACATAGCTGTATTAACCGCTGTATCAAATCCGATCGTATAATCTGTGCAGGCGATATCCAGATCGATCGTTCCCGGAACACCGATCGTATTAACTCCGAGATTTGCAAGCTTCTGAGCTCCTGCAAATGATCCGTCTCCTCCGATTACTACAAGACCATCAATGCCATACTTTTTACAGATAGCAGCTGCCTTCTGCTGTCCTTCTTCTGTACGCATTGTCTTGCAACGTGCTGTCTGAAGAATTGTACCACCACGCTGAACAATATCAGACACATCACGTGCTGTCAGATCGATGATCTCTTCTTTCAGAAGTCCATGATATCCTCTGCGGATTCCGCGAACCTTTAATCCTTTTGCAAGGGCACGTCTTACGACTGCACGGATTGCTGCATTCATTCCAGGAGCGTCTCCTCCACTCGTCAGAACTCCGATCGTACGGATCTTATCCTCAATCTCGTCCAGATATTTTTCTTTTTCATTCATAGTTTTCTCTGCCATGTTATCTCCACCCTTTCTCTGCAATGTCTGATAAAGATCTCTATTGTCTATTTTTTATCAACTCCGCAAATATTCTACCTTATTTAGAAGTGGTTTTCAATAGCTTTTTCTACTACTTTTACCCGATTCTCACCAAAATGGTTCATTAACCTGCTCAAAATCTGTGGATTTATACTGATATTCTTATTCGCAGGTAATTTTTTCACAATTTTTTCCTTCTCACAGTAGATCATGACTTCGTCATTTCCTTCTGAATCAGCCAAATATCCATAGGTTATCGCCTCTTCCTCCAGATACGTTTCCTTATCCGGAAACTGGATCCATAATTCCTTTTTCTTCTGCCCGAACGGAAGGATCTTCTCGCAGATCAGCTTGCTTGCCTTGTCATCTTCTTCCGAAACTCTTCCCTTTACAAAGATCTTATTATCTTCCTCAAGATACTGCCGATACTTCTCGTAGTCCCTCGGAAATACAACTACTTCTACTGTTCCGAAAAGATCTTCTACCGTCAGAAATGCCATCATCTGGTTCGTCTTGGTATGCTTCACCGTCTTTTCCGCAATGATACCGCCGATGATCTCCCTGGCTCCGTCTCTTACTTTCGTATATCCGACTTCAGGATCAACCTGAAAATCAGCAGTGGTCGCAGAAATCACCTTCCGCCACTCTTCTTCATAAGACTCCAGCGGATGGCCGCTGACATACACTCCGAGTACCTCTTTTTCAAATCCAAGGAGGTTCTCCTTTGTATATTCTCCGACATCCGGCATTCTGATCTGAAACTCTTCCTTCTGCTCCTCGCTCACCATATCGAACAGGCTCATCTGACCGACCATGGAATTTTTCTTTTCCTGCTGCATATGGTCGACGATCTGAATATAAATACTCATGAACTGCTTTCTTGTTCCCCCCAGGACATCCAATGCCCCGGCTTTGATGAGATTTTCCACCAGCCGTTTATTCATCAGCTCCCGGCTCGAAATCCTAGTAATAAAATCTTCCAGATTTCTGAACTCTCCGAGTTCCTTTCTGTCATTCACAATGGCACGGATCACCGGGCGGCCGATACTCTTGATCGCAGCCAGTCCATAACGGATATCTCCGCCGTCTACTGAAAAATCCGCCTCCCCTTTGTTGATATCCGGCGGAAGGATTTTGATCCCCATCTGACGGCAGACGTAAATATATTCTGCAACCTTCGTCGGATTATCGATCACAGAAGTCATCAGGGCTGCCATATACTCTACCGGATAATAGTATTTCAGCCACGCCGTCTGATAAGATACTACTGCATAAGCAGCCGCATGAGACTTGTTAAAAGCATATTTTGCAAAATCGATCATCTCATCATAGATCTTATTTGCAGTCTGCTCATCAATCCCGTTCTTGATACATCCCGGTACACCGGTCTCTTCATCGCCGTAAACGAAAGTTTTCCGTTCCTTTTCCATGACCGCTGCTTTTTTCTTGGACATGGCACGACGCAGAAGGTCACTTCGTCCAAGTGTATAACCTGCAAGATCCCGCACGATCTGCATAACCTGTTCCTGATAAACGATACAGCCATAAGTCGGTGCAAGGATTGGTTCAAGTTGTGGGCAGTCATATGTGATGGATGATCTGTCGTTCTTTCCCCGGATATACTGTGGAATGAAATCCATCGGACCCGGACGGTACAGAGAAATTCCCGCGATCACATCCTCCAGGCTATGGGGCTGCAATTCTTTCATGAAATTCTTCATCCCGCCACTTTCCAACTGGAAGATTCCTTCCGTCTTTCCTGTACCGATATAATCCAGCACTGCCTTATCATTGTAGTCAATCTTGTCGATCTGAAGATCCGGCTGCTTTTTTCTTGCAAGCTGTACCGCATTCTGAATCACGGTCAGTGTACGCAGGCCCAGGAAGTCCATCTTCAAAAGTCCCAGTTCTTCCAGCGTTGTCATAATAAACTGGGTCGTGATTGTCCCATCTGCTGCCCTTGAAAGAGGTACATACTCCTCTACAGGTTTCTGGCAGATCACCACTCCTGCCGCATGCATCGAACAGTGCCTCGGCAGTCCCTCCAGTCGCTTCGCCATATCGATCAGATGCGTCACCGTCTCATCCGACTCATAAAGCTTACGAAGCTCCGGATTCATCTGCAGAGCTTTATCAATCGTAATTCCAAGCTCCTGGGGAATCATCTTGGCAATCGAATCCACATAGGCATAAGGCAGATCCATGACTCTTCCTACATCACGGATGACACCTCTTGCCGCAAGCGTTCCAAATGTAACGATCTGAGCCACGCAGTCTTTTCCGTATTTTCTCGTTACATAATCGATCACTTCCTGCCGTCTCTCATAGCAGAAATCCACATCAATATCCGGCATGGATACACGTTCCGGATTCAGAAAACGCTCGAACAGGAGCTGATAATGGATGGGATCAATGGTTGTGATCCCCAGACAATAGGACACGATACTTCCCGCTGCTGAACCACGCCCCGGTCCGACTGCGATTCCATGGTCTTTTGCATATTTGATAAAATCCCATACGATCAGGAAATAATCGACATATCCCATATGCCGGATCGTATCCAGCTCGTATGCCAGCCGGTCTTTCAGCTCCTGCGACGGTGTCCTATAACGCTGATCCAGTCCTTCATAGCACAGCTTCTGCAGGTACTCCCAGGAAGTATAGCCTTCCGGCACGTCATATTTAGGAAGCTTCGTCACTCCGAACTCAATCTCCACAGAACAGCGGTCCGCGATCTTCTGCGTATTCTCCAGTGCCTGCCTTGCATACGGGAACAGAGCCGCCATCTCTTCTTCGGACTTCACATAATACTGCCCGCCTTCATAACGCATCCGGTTCTCATCCGACAGCTTTTTCCCCGTCTGAATACAGAGCAGGATATCATGTGCCTTCTCATCATCTGCATAGGTATAATGCACATCATTCGTAGCAACCAGTTCAATCCCGGTCTCCTGCGACAGCTTCATCAACTGCTGGTTTACCAACTGCTGATCCGGGATTCCATGATCCTGAAGCTCCAGAAAATAATTCCCTTTTCCGAAAATCTCCTGATACTCCAAAGCCCGGTCTTTTGCCTCTTCATACATCCCTTTGGTAAGATATCTTGGAACTTCTCCTGCAAGACACGCACTCAACGCAATAATCCCCTTATGATAGGTTCTTAAAAGTTCTTTATCTACTCTCGGCTTGTAATAGTACCCTTCCACAAATCCTTTGGAAACGATCTTTGTCAGATTCTCGTATCCTTCGTTATTCTCAGCCAGCAGCACTAAATGGTAATACCGGTCATCTCCGCCTGTCACTTCCCTGTCAAACCGGGAATTGGGAGCTACATAGACCTCGCATCCGAGAATCGGATTGATCCCCTGCTTACGTGCCTCCCGATAAAAATCGATCACTCCGTACATGACTCCGTGATCCGTAATTGCCGCACTGTTCATCCCCAGCTCTTTCACTCTTGCAACATACTCTTTGATCTTGTTCGAGCCATCCAGAAGACTGTACTCCGTATGGACATGTAAATGTGCAAAACTCATACCTTCACCTCATTGTCCTTTCTTTTGCAGTTATCAATAAGTTCCATCTATCGCTTCTGCCAGCTTAATTTCAAGTAGTATTTTTCTTTTTTTGACCGGACACCTGACATTCTCTCTCCATAGGCTCTGCCTGATCTTTTTATTTCAGATCACAGTCTGTAAATCCCGTCTTCCCTGATCTGAATCTTTCTCTGCTTCAAAAGTCTTCCGACCGCACGCTTGAATGCCGCCTTGCTCATCCCCATCTCCATCTTGATCTGCTCCGGGTCTGCCTTATCCGTAAATGGCAGCCTGCCCCCACACGTCTCAATACAGTCCAGGATCAGTTCTGCATCTTCGTCCATCTGCTGCGGGATCTTGCCACGTACACTTAAATCAAGCTTGCCATCCTCTTTTACGGCTGCTACACGGGCTTCGATCTCCTGTCCTGCAGACATCCTTCCGTACATCTCTCTTTTCGGGATCAGTGCAGAATAAAGATTATCTACCGCCACGAAAGCACCGATCTCCCGGTTCACTTCGTAAATCGTACCTCTGACTGTATCATCCTTTTTATAAGGAGAATCCGTCCGCAGAAGGTGATAGATCTTCATTGTGGCACAAAGTCTCTCGCTCTTGTCAATATAAAGACTCACAAGACATTTATCCCCTTTTTCCACTTTCTCTGTCTGCTCTTTAAATGGAAGGAACAAATCTTTCTCCAATCCCCAGTCAAGAAATGCCCCCATTCTGCCAACATCTGCTACCGTCAGCACTGCCAGCTCCCCAAGTGTCAGCTTCGGCTCATTCGTCGTCGCAATCATGCGGTCTGATGAATCTTTATAAAGAAAGACTTCTATCGGATCCCCGACCTCGATTCCTTCCGGAACCTGCTTCTTTGGCAGAAGCACTCTCTCTTCATCGCTGCCCAGATACACTCCAAAATCTACGATCTTTACAACCGTCAGTACCTGCTTTACTCCTAATCTCATTCTCTACTCCAATCTGCTGCCCCTGCAGCACTCACTTCACTGATCTTCCTGTCATTCAATCGGATTTCATCCTAATCTTCCATATAGATTAAGCTATTTGACAGTCCCTTGTCAATGGATTCTTTATTGATTTACACGCATTAATTATGTATAATTGATTCAATGCTACAGAAAAGAGGGAAATTTATGAGTGCACAGAACCTTACTTTACTGACAGACCTGTACGAACTTACTATGATGCAGGGCTATTTTGAAACTCAGGAAAACCAGACCGTAATCTTCGACGTATTTTTCCGTGAGAACCCAAATAAAGGTGGGTACTCCATTATGGCCGGCGTTGATCAGGTCATCGATTATATCAAGAATCTGAATTTTTCATATGAAGATGTGGACTATCTGAGAGGGCTGGGGCTTTTCAGTGAAGACTTTCTTCATTACCTGAGCGGATTCCATTTCAGCGGGGATATTTATGCGATTCCGGAAGGAAGTGTGATTTTCCCACGAGAGCCGCTCATCAAAGTGGTTGCCCCGATCATGGAGGCACAGCTTGTAGAAACTGCGATCCTGACCATCATCAACCATCAGTGTCTGATCGCTACCAAGGCATCCCGTGTTGTATACGCCGCACAGGGAGATGGGATCATGGAATTTGGTCTCCGCCGGGCACAGGGACCGGATGCCGGACTTTACGGTGCAAGAGCTGCCGTCATCGGTGGATGCGTAGGTACATCCAATGTACTCGCAGGAGAGATGTTTGATGTGCCTGTTATGGGAACACATGCCCACAGTTGGATCATGACATTTAAGGATGAATACACTGCATTTAAAGAATACGCAAGACTGTATCCGGATGCATGTACCCTGCTGGTAGACACTTATGATACTTTAAAATCCGGTGTTCCGAATGCGATCCGTGTATTTAAAGAGCTTCGTGAGGCAGGTATCAAACCGAAGAGCTATGGAATCCGCCTTGACTCCGGTGACCTTGCCTACCTTTCCAAAAAGGCAAGAAAGATGCTGGATGATGCCGGTTTCCCGGATGCCGTTATTGCTGCATCCAATGACCTCGATGAATACCTCATCCACGATCTGAAAATGCAGGGTGCTGCCATTACTTCCTGGGGGGTCGGAACGAATCTGATCACTTCAAAAGACTGCCCGTCCTTTGGCGGTGTATACAAGCTGGCAGCGATCCAAAATGCAGAAGGACAGTTTATCCCGAAGATCAAGATCTCCGAAAATACGGAGAAGATCACAAACCCGGGAAATAAGACGATCTACAGAATTTATGATAAAGAAACTCATATGCTTCGTGCAGACCTTATTTGTTTCGCTGATGAGGTTTATGATCCTGAAGAAGACCTTCTTCTTTTCGATCCGAATGCAACCTGGAAAAAGACACTTCTCAAAGGCGGAACCTATACTATGAAAGAACTTTTACAGCCAATTTTTATTCACGGAGAATGTAAGTATGAGTCCCCTTCCGTCAAAGAGATCGCAGCTTTCTGTAAAGAAGAAAAAGCAACTCTCTGGGATGAGACAAAGCGTTTGTTCAATCCTCATAAAGTATATGTGGATCTTTCTCAGAAATTATATGATACAAAAACTGAGCTTCTGAATGAAGCACATAAATAGGAGAATTATGCAATATCAGGTTATCGTGCTGGATTTGGACGGCACACTTACAAATTCAAAAAAGGAGATCACCGAACCGACCCGTCAGGCTCTCATCGACATTCAAAAGAACGGAAAGACAGTTGTTCTTGCCAGCGGCCGCCCCATCAACGGGGTTGCTCCACTGGCAAAGCAACTGCGTCTTCAGGATTTCGGAGGCTATATGCTTTCCTTTAACGGTGCAAGAGTGACACGCTGTTCAGATGGGAAGATCATTTATAATAAGCAGATTCCACCTGAGATGATCCGACCGATTTGTGATATCGTCCGCTCTTATGCAGAACAGGGGGTTGATCTGATCACTTATACTGATACAACGATTATCTCTGCGATCGCTCCGAACCAGTATACCCGGATTGAATCGGGAATCAACCGTATGGAGATTTACCAGCCGGATGACTTTGTCTCCTATATTGATTTCCCGATCAATAAGCTGCTTGTCCCAGGACCCGCAGATGTCCTTCAGGAGCTGATGAAACTGCTGAAAGAGAAATACCACGGACTACTCAATATTTATCTTTCCGAACCGTATTTCCTTGAGATCATGCCTCAGAACATTGATAAGGCTCATTCTCTGCAAAAACTTCTCAACAGTATCGGACTGACTGCTGATTCCATGATCTGCTGCGGTGACGGCTTTAATGACCTTTCCATGATCGAATATGCCGGACTCGGTGTCGCCATGGAAAATGCACAGCCAATTATAAAAGACTCCGCTGATTTCATCACCCGCTCGAATGATGAAGACGGAGTCCTTCATGTTGTTAATCTATTCATGCGTTAGGGGCATATTCTGCAACCCTGCAGTTTATTCTGAAACTGTCCGATTTCCGGAACTGACTGCTTTCCGTTCCGGGAGCTGGGCAATAATCACTGCTGAGAATACCAGTACGCATCCCACAAATTCTCTGACGGAAAGTCTTTCTCCTAAAATGACCCATCCCGCCAGTACAGCAAATACAGATTCCAGGCTCATCAACAATGATGCTACCGTCGGGTCTGTATTTTTTTGTGCAATGATCTGAAGCGTATATCCGACGCCACTGGACAATACACCTGCATATACGATCGGTCGCCAGGATACCAGTACCGCATTCACTGTCGGCTGTTCTGACACCAGCATCGGAATGGCACAGATCATCCCGCAAATAAAAAACTGAAGACACGAAAGACATACTCCATCCACTTTCGGCGAAAAATAATCGATCACAAGAATGTGTCCCGCAAAAGCGAAAGAACCTGCCAAAATGATCCAGTCTCCCTTTGAAATAGAAAATCCGTCTTTTACGCAAAGGAAATACATTCCAACCACAGCCAAAATAACACCGCACCAAACTTTTTTCCCTGCTTTTCTCCCGAATGCCAGTCCCAAAAGTGGAACAATCAGAATATAGAGAGCTGTAATAAATCCGCCTTTTCCTGCTGTGGTATATTGCAGTCCGATCTGCTGTGCCATACTTCCGATCGTCAGACAGATACCACAGCAGATACCTCCCGCCAGCAAAGTCTTTCTTTGCTCATTTTTTTCTTTCTTTTCATCCGGTTCTGCTTTCCCTTTATTTGCCTGTGACTTTTTCTTTCTGAAAAAGACGACCGGGAGCAAAGTTACTCCCCCTAAAATGCTCCGGGCTGCACCAAACGTAAACGGTCCGATATATTCCATTCCGATGCTCTGTGCCACGAATGCACTTCCCCAAATTAACGCTGTCAGAATCAACAGCATATTACTTAGTTTTCTTTTGTCCATCTTCTCTCGACTTCCTTATCTGATCTTTTTGATCTGTTCCTCATGACAATCTCATATCTTTTGAAGTTTTTATCTGCCAATTCATGACTGTCAACAGTCCTGACATCTTGATCAATAATGGATCACTACCGGATCTCCCACCTGAATCAGATCATATAATTGTCCTGCATCGGAATAGCTCATGTTGATACATCCATGTGATCCACGATAAGTATAAACATCACCACCGAATGTCCTCTGCCATGTTGCATCATGGAATCCAACCCCTGAATACGTTACCCGCATCCAGTAATCTACCGGTGTCTCATACTCATAAGTTCCGTCCGGCTTCAAAGCTCCTCGTAATGTCTTAT
This region includes:
- a CDS encoding alanine/glycine:cation symporter family protein → MITKLIEIVYSFLWGDLIQIPLPGGSSVGISLLIILLIPMGIYFTVRTRFLPIRLFPDMVRALVGTKAKKDADGKSEKKEKKEKGSLSTFQTLIVSTATRVGMGNLVGVVAAISAGGAGAVFWMWVTALIGSSTAFIEATLAQLYKEKDPLYGGYRGGPAYYMHRYMERRQKKKKRYSLIAVLFAISGLICWCGISQVISNSVTSSLENAFSVPPLYTTIVLVALAAVIVLRKNATVKVLDLLVPVMAVCYFVLTIVIIFRNIGSLPQVFERIFQEAFGFRQIAAGGFGAVLMNGIKRGLFSNEAGSGSAPCAAAAAECENPVQAGLVQALGVFIDTIVICSCTAMIMLLVPEDLVAGLSGMELLQTAMRYHLGEFGVIFIAATLFMFSFSTFLGILFYARSNVAYLFGDNWLSQTAYKVMALVMLFAGGLAAYTVVWDLGDVGIGLMTIFNTAILYLLGGEALKELREYEAGKACKKKSLEE
- a CDS encoding DUF1934 domain-containing protein — protein: MTKDVFVSISGMHEEIAETPAVERDEAEAIEVVTPGSYYFRNEKHYIVYDEAVEGSSEMIRNRIKITGTGCVEIVKSGLSDSHMIFEKNKKNSTYYRTPYGQMLLDVNTRELEIQVTEDEIDVRIEYELDVNHEPMADCRIKMNIMSRSNGSFSVLG
- the murI gene encoding glutamate racemase, with the translated sequence MMNKKTAPVGVFDSGVGGLTVAREISRQLPDENIVYFGDTARVPYGSKSQNTIIRFSEQIIRFLKTKEVKAIVIACNTASALALDAVKDEFDIPILGVVIPGARAAVEATKNRKVGVVGTEATVQSGMYTKVIQGMNPEITVIEKACPLFVPLVEEGFKEHQVTEEVIEYYLESMRSTDIDAMILGCTHYPLLRSKIRAYMGDKIQIVNPAYETAMDLKCLLEENDMANDGTEGQHSNYSFYVSDAAEKFRKFANTVMPFDVPITNVVNIEGY
- the pfkA gene encoding 6-phosphofructokinase, encoding MAEKTMNEKEKYLDEIEDKIRTIGVLTSGGDAPGMNAAIRAVVRRALAKGLKVRGIRRGYHGLLKEEIIDLTARDVSDIVQRGGTILQTARCKTMRTEEGQQKAAAICKKYGIDGLVVIGGDGSFAGAQKLANLGVNTIGVPGTIDLDIACTDYTIGFDTAVNTAMYAIDKVRDTSTSHERCSVIEVMGRDAGYLALWCGIANGAERILMPEEHGFDEKALIEDILENKKRGKQNYIIINAEGVGDSINLAKRIEDATGIETRATILGHMQRGGSPTCKDRVYASTMGAMAVDLLCQGKTNRVVGYQHGEFVDFDIEEALAMKKTISAYQYDVAKSLAI
- a CDS encoding DNA polymerase III subunit alpha, whose translation is MSFAHLHVHTEYSLLDGSNKIKEYVARVKELGMNSAAITDHGVMYGVIDFYREARKQGINPILGCEVYVAPNSRFDREVTGGDDRYYHLVLLAENNEGYENLTKIVSKGFVEGYYYKPRVDKELLRTYHKGIIALSACLAGEVPRYLTKGMYEEAKDRALEYQEIFGKGNYFLELQDHGIPDQQLVNQQLMKLSQETGIELVATNDVHYTYADDEKAHDILLCIQTGKKLSDENRMRYEGGQYYVKSEEEMAALFPYARQALENTQKIADRCSVEIEFGVTKLPKYDVPEGYTSWEYLQKLCYEGLDQRYRTPSQELKDRLAYELDTIRHMGYVDYFLIVWDFIKYAKDHGIAVGPGRGSAAGSIVSYCLGITTIDPIHYQLLFERFLNPERVSMPDIDVDFCYERRQEVIDYVTRKYGKDCVAQIVTFGTLAARGVIRDVGRVMDLPYAYVDSIAKMIPQELGITIDKALQMNPELRKLYESDETVTHLIDMAKRLEGLPRHCSMHAAGVVICQKPVEEYVPLSRAADGTITTQFIMTTLEELGLLKMDFLGLRTLTVIQNAVQLARKKQPDLQIDKIDYNDKAVLDYIGTGKTEGIFQLESGGMKNFMKELQPHSLEDVIAGISLYRPGPMDFIPQYIRGKNDRSSITYDCPQLEPILAPTYGCIVYQEQVMQIVRDLAGYTLGRSDLLRRAMSKKKAAVMEKERKTFVYGDEETGVPGCIKNGIDEQTANKIYDEMIDFAKYAFNKSHAAAYAVVSYQTAWLKYYYPVEYMAALMTSVIDNPTKVAEYIYVCRQMGIKILPPDINKGEADFSVDGGDIRYGLAAIKSIGRPVIRAIVNDRKELGEFRNLEDFITRISSRELMNKRLVENLIKAGALDVLGGTRKQFMSIYIQIVDHMQQEKKNSMVGQMSLFDMVSEEQKEEFQIRMPDVGEYTKENLLGFEKEVLGVYVSGHPLESYEEEWRKVISATTADFQVDPEVGYTKVRDGAREIIGGIIAEKTVKHTKTNQMMAFLTVEDLFGTVEVVVFPRDYEKYRQYLEEDNKIFVKGRVSEEDDKASKLICEKILPFGQKKKELWIQFPDKETYLEEEAITYGYLADSEGNDEVMIYCEKEKIVKKLPANKNISINPQILSRLMNHFGENRVKVVEKAIENHF
- a CDS encoding S1 RNA-binding domain-containing protein, which translates into the protein MRLGVKQVLTVVKIVDFGVYLGSDEERVLLPKKQVPEGIEVGDPIEVFLYKDSSDRMIATTNEPKLTLGELAVLTVADVGRMGAFLDWGLEKDLFLPFKEQTEKVEKGDKCLVSLYIDKSERLCATMKIYHLLRTDSPYKKDDTVRGTIYEVNREIGAFVAVDNLYSALIPKREMYGRMSAGQEIEARVAAVKEDGKLDLSVRGKIPQQMDEDAELILDCIETCGGRLPFTDKADPEQIKMEMGMSKAAFKRAVGRLLKQRKIQIREDGIYRL
- a CDS encoding nicotinate phosphoribosyltransferase, encoding MSAQNLTLLTDLYELTMMQGYFETQENQTVIFDVFFRENPNKGGYSIMAGVDQVIDYIKNLNFSYEDVDYLRGLGLFSEDFLHYLSGFHFSGDIYAIPEGSVIFPREPLIKVVAPIMEAQLVETAILTIINHQCLIATKASRVVYAAQGDGIMEFGLRRAQGPDAGLYGARAAVIGGCVGTSNVLAGEMFDVPVMGTHAHSWIMTFKDEYTAFKEYARLYPDACTLLVDTYDTLKSGVPNAIRVFKELREAGIKPKSYGIRLDSGDLAYLSKKARKMLDDAGFPDAVIAASNDLDEYLIHDLKMQGAAITSWGVGTNLITSKDCPSFGGVYKLAAIQNAEGQFIPKIKISENTEKITNPGNKTIYRIYDKETHMLRADLICFADEVYDPEEDLLLFDPNATWKKTLLKGGTYTMKELLQPIFIHGECKYESPSVKEIAAFCKEEKATLWDETKRLFNPHKVYVDLSQKLYDTKTELLNEAHK
- a CDS encoding Cof-type HAD-IIB family hydrolase, which translates into the protein MQYQVIVLDLDGTLTNSKKEITEPTRQALIDIQKNGKTVVLASGRPINGVAPLAKQLRLQDFGGYMLSFNGARVTRCSDGKIIYNKQIPPEMIRPICDIVRSYAEQGVDLITYTDTTIISAIAPNQYTRIESGINRMEIYQPDDFVSYIDFPINKLLVPGPADVLQELMKLLKEKYHGLLNIYLSEPYFLEIMPQNIDKAHSLQKLLNSIGLTADSMICCGDGFNDLSMIEYAGLGVAMENAQPIIKDSADFITRSNDEDGVLHVVNLFMR